A single window of Anopheles moucheti chromosome 2, idAnoMoucSN_F20_07, whole genome shotgun sequence DNA harbors:
- the LOC128297045 gene encoding muscle M-line assembly protein unc-89: protein MSFNSSASDDTTGKTTSKEGKSMIAPLAASRSKKGASSVVSEKKVVSPKAQQTKRASPPLFAPKTPTPATMLTSRADDKAQTRRYSAPVKMLDRSSSSRSDKTLSSIAKAKNKTDNGLPVTWRKELYGSRPGSAQARLENLRAALDKEVEEQKITKAASSIPTKRSKDGKNTPNKKVTNPPSGSQSSSASVSTVKTTSPVSKVATAKRTDVNPEVTDVKQASTIVKEKHDNSYEMDVDGVETNNSKFQFSFTPSVQTSSSFGQHNAPAKIAQPPNRSLSSRSDRTLSTIVKVKHKNDNGLPMAWRKELYGTKPGSAQARLENLRAALEKEVAEKKISKTASSIPIRRSEDRKSPSKERVTIPPSVSQASSASVSTLTANSALPEAATLKRSSADTEVSVVQQNSVAPATVSRIENLEDSFDMDVDETNSSEPGNYFPPAVQTSSKSMEFDSFLDSKMQDANANDFTKLSEVLKQDAMKSSTKEEANDDSHRVVSDLKTKYKDGLAAFSSYFYCVIDTNIFIEYCDDFQNFLSRKYSGSQPIVVVPYKVLHELDIVKHKKPHLGTKITPVVKFLHQMLRAKDARVKGQHPWDDTIELMPVLSPDDSIINCALQVQSVAASDDAKVVLVSNDCNMLTKALVANLNSCTMDELHSDYKF from the exons ATGAGTTTTAACAGTTCCGCCTCTGATGATACTACGGGAAAGACAACATcaaaggaaggaaaatcaATGATAGCACCACTTGCGGCTAGTAGGTCTAAGAAAGGCGCTTCTTCAGTTGTTTCCGAAAAGAAAGTTGTATCACCCAAAGCACAACAGACAAAACGTGCAAGCCCTCCGCTATTTGcaccaaaaacaccaacacctGCCACAATGCTAACTTCGCGAGCGGACGATAAGGCTCAGACGCGTCGATACAGTGCACCTGTCAAAATGCTTGATCGCAGCTCATCTAGTAGGTCAGATAAAACGCTGTCCAGCATCGcgaaagcaaagaacaaaactGACAACGGTTTGCCGGTGACATGGCGAAAGGAGTTGTATGGTTCAAGGCCTGGATCGGCTCAAGCAAGATTAGAAAACTTACGTGCAGCTCTGGATAAAGAGGTCGAAGAGCAAAAAATAACCAAAGCTGCCTCGAGCATACCAACTAAACGCTCTAAGGATGGAAAAAATACTCCAAATAAAAAGGTAACCAATCCTCCTAGCGGCAGCCAGTCTAGCTCGGCCTCTGTCAGTACcgtaaaaactaccagtcctGTTTCGAAAGTTGCAACTGCAAAGCGCACTGACGTTAATCCCGAAGTTACAGATGTAAAGCAAGCAAGCACCATCGTTAAAGAAAAACACGACAATAGTTATGAAATGGATGTGGATGGCGTAGAAACCAACAATTCGAAGTTTCAGTTCTCTTTTACTCCGTCAGTGCAAACTAGTAGTAGTTTTGGTCAACATAATGCACCTGCCAAAATTGCTCAACCGCCCAACCGCAGCTTATCGAGCAGGTCGGATAGAACGCTTTCCACTATCGTGAAAGTAAAGCACAAAAATGACAATGGTTTGCCAATGGCATGGCGAAAGGAACTGTATGGTACAAAACCCGGATCCGCGCAGGCCAGGTTAGAAAACTTACGTGCAGCTCTGGAAAAAGAGGTcgcagagaaaaaaatatccaaaacAGCCTCGAGCATACCAATTAGACGCTCTGAGGATCGGAAAAGTCCATCTAAAGAACGAGTTACAATACCTCCTAGCGTTAGCCAGGCTAGTTCGGCCTCTGTCAGTACCTTAACAGCCAATAGTGCTCTTCCGGAAGCTGCAACTTTAAAGCGCTCCTCTGCAGATACAGAAGTTTCAGTTGTGCAGCAAAATAGCGTTGCTCCAGCTACTGTCAGCAGAATAGAAAACCTCGAAGATAGCTTTGATATGGATGTGGATGAAACGAACAGTTCTGAGCCGGGAAATTATTTTCCTCCAGCAGTGCAGACTAGTTCGAAAAGTATGGAATTTGACAGCTTTTTGGATTCAAAAATGCaagatgcaaatgcaaatgacTTTACAAAATTGTCCGAAGTGTTAAAACAGGACGCTATGAAGAGCAGCACGAAAGAGGAAGCCAATGACGATTCGCATAGAGTTGTATCCGATCTGAAGACCAAGTACAAAGATGGACTGGCTGCATTTTCGAGTTACTTTTATTGTGTAATTGACACCAACATCTTTATCGAATATTGCGATGATTTTCAGAATTTTCTGTCAAGAAAATACTCAG GAAGTCAACCGATCGTAGTCGTACCGTACAAGGTGCTGCACGAATTGGACATCGTGAAGCATAAAAAACCGCACTTGGGGACGAAAATTACACCAGTTGTAAAATTTCTTCATCAAATGCTACGCGCCAAGGACGCTCGAGTGAAGGGACAGCATCCATGGGACGATACAATCGAGCTAATGCCAGTGCTCTCCCCGGACGATTCGATCATTAACTGTGCATTGCAGGTACAATCGGTAGCCGCTAGTGATGATGCGAAGGTAGTGCTAGTAtcaaatgattgcaatatgctAACGAAAGCGTTGGTAGCAAATTTAAACTCCTGTACAATGGACGAACTTCATTCGGATTACAAATTCTGA